One window from the genome of Streptomyces sp. NBC_00708 encodes:
- a CDS encoding glycerophosphodiester phosphodiesterase family protein encodes MSLLTIGHRGAAGFEPENTLRSFVRAEREGVDLIELDLHLSKDGALAVMHDAEVDRTTDGEGPIAEKTLAELRALDAGLGEPVPVFEEVLDAVKSPLQAEIKDVAAARTLARVMHDRDLVERVEVISFHDEAIAEIAQLVPGVRTALVASRWGGDLLDRAKAVGATRLVLNIRRITLELVEKAHAEGMTVFGWTVNTQDQLRLAQGLGLDGVTTDHPDIQRGGGAGA; translated from the coding sequence TTGTCTCTTCTCACGATCGGTCATCGCGGAGCGGCGGGCTTCGAGCCGGAGAACACCCTGCGCTCGTTCGTCCGCGCCGAGCGGGAGGGCGTGGACCTCATCGAGCTGGACCTGCATCTGAGCAAGGACGGCGCGCTGGCCGTCATGCACGACGCGGAGGTGGACCGCACGACCGACGGCGAGGGCCCGATCGCGGAGAAGACCCTCGCCGAGCTGCGTGCGCTCGACGCGGGCCTGGGCGAGCCGGTGCCCGTCTTCGAGGAGGTCCTGGACGCCGTGAAGTCCCCGCTCCAGGCGGAGATCAAGGACGTGGCCGCCGCCCGCACCCTGGCCCGGGTGATGCACGACCGCGATCTCGTCGAGCGCGTCGAGGTGATCTCGTTCCACGACGAGGCCATCGCCGAGATCGCCCAGCTCGTCCCGGGCGTGCGGACGGCGCTCGTCGCGAGCCGGTGGGGCGGGGACCTGCTGGACCGGGCGAAGGCGGTGGGCGCCACCCGGCTGGTGCTGAACATCCGGCGCATCACGCTGGAGCTCGTCGAGAAGGCGCACGCCGAGGGGATGACCGTGTTCGGCTGGACGGTCAACACCCAGGACCAGCTGCGGCTGGCCCAGGGCCTCGGGCTCGACGGCGTGACCACCGACCACCCCGACATCCAGCGCG
- a CDS encoding DUF6421 family protein, producing MTEILVHDAASGDIAAAARVVEHPAWPELKNAVEEIRPWQSKDGSIDFDAEGAPSPALAEAAVERVIGAVEQLSPLLPHDDAYHRALVKDLRGWVGSGFDVPDFLDSLLAFQPAKGRADGLQHLVVFAMYTQNGNPDRNLEAVVLRMVWPEWLAELESTRYDNPLFCGITFEDFTSGYDTNSAVLFPETIAVREAPERFSWGGIFCDREAARFRRVTEASVDLLGVELPDDIRAMIDDQQRCEQAFVLWDMVHDRTHSHGDLPFDPFMIKQRQPFWMYGLEELRCDLTAFKEAVKLEAEGNAHGRDVQYAVLFDRMFRFPVTGERVRNYDGLGGQLLFAYLHKHDVVRWTDNKLRIDWERAPQVTNQLCAEIEKLYRDGIDRPKLVHWFAAYDLVSTYLAPHPGSRWAKGPDALDLSQPPRKLVDDVLPDEFPLSMFYEALSKKLKNVIASTKGITASDAGKAAA from the coding sequence ATGACGGAAATTCTTGTGCACGACGCCGCATCCGGCGACATAGCTGCCGCCGCGCGGGTGGTCGAGCACCCGGCCTGGCCCGAGCTCAAGAATGCCGTGGAGGAGATCCGCCCCTGGCAGTCGAAGGACGGTTCCATCGACTTCGACGCGGAGGGCGCGCCCTCCCCGGCGCTCGCCGAGGCCGCCGTGGAACGGGTGATCGGTGCCGTCGAGCAGCTCTCCCCGCTGCTCCCGCACGACGACGCGTACCACCGCGCCCTCGTCAAGGATCTGCGCGGCTGGGTGGGTAGCGGCTTCGACGTCCCCGACTTCCTGGACTCCCTGCTGGCCTTCCAGCCGGCCAAGGGGCGCGCCGACGGCCTCCAGCACCTCGTCGTCTTCGCCATGTACACCCAGAACGGCAACCCCGACCGCAACCTCGAAGCGGTCGTGCTGCGCATGGTCTGGCCCGAGTGGCTCGCCGAACTGGAGTCCACCCGCTACGACAATCCGTTGTTCTGCGGCATCACCTTCGAGGACTTCACCTCCGGCTACGACACCAACTCCGCGGTGCTCTTCCCGGAGACCATCGCCGTCCGCGAGGCCCCCGAGCGCTTCAGCTGGGGCGGCATCTTCTGCGACCGCGAGGCCGCCCGCTTCCGCCGCGTCACCGAGGCCTCCGTCGACCTCCTCGGCGTCGAGCTGCCCGACGACATCCGCGCGATGATCGACGACCAGCAGCGCTGCGAGCAGGCCTTCGTGCTCTGGGACATGGTCCACGACCGCACCCACAGCCACGGCGACCTGCCGTTCGACCCCTTCATGATCAAGCAGCGCCAGCCGTTCTGGATGTACGGCCTGGAGGAGCTGCGCTGCGACCTCACCGCCTTCAAGGAGGCCGTGAAGCTGGAGGCCGAGGGCAACGCCCACGGCCGCGACGTCCAGTACGCCGTGCTCTTCGACCGGATGTTCCGCTTCCCGGTCACCGGCGAGCGCGTCCGCAACTACGACGGCCTCGGCGGCCAGCTCCTCTTCGCCTACCTCCACAAGCACGACGTGGTGCGCTGGACGGACAACAAGCTGCGGATCGACTGGGAGCGGGCCCCCCAGGTCACCAACCAGCTCTGCGCCGAGATCGAGAAGCTCTACCGCGACGGCATCGACCGCCCCAAGCTCGTCCACTGGTTCGCCGCGTACGACCTCGTCTCCACCTACCTCGCCCCGCACCCCGGCTCCCGCTGGGCCAAGGGTCCGGACGCGCTGGATCTCTCCCAGCCGCCGCGGAAACTCGTCGACGACGTGCTTCCGGACGAGTTTCCCCTGAGCATGTTCTATGAGGCCCTCTCCAAGAAGCTGAAGAACGTGATCGCCTCGACCAAGGGCATCACCGCCTCGGACGCGGGGAAGGCTGCGGCGTGA
- a CDS encoding SDR family NAD(P)-dependent oxidoreductase: MNGTSTGDVGGALEGAVVAVAGAAGPAGRATLLRLAEAGAVVVASDSHPTRLAEAVDAARYAHGGATVTGDTVDLLDLGATREWAAKTEKEFGRVDGVVHLVGGWRGSANFAETDPADWTLLEKLLIRTVQNTSLAFHDCLLRSDRGRYLLTSAAGATKPTAGNAAYAAAKAAAEAWTLALADSFRKAGGEDGPRSAAAILVVKALVHDAMRAERPNAKFAGFTDVGDLADAIAGVWDRPAPEVNGKRLWLTPQP; encoded by the coding sequence ATGAACGGAACAAGCACGGGCGACGTGGGCGGTGCGCTCGAAGGTGCCGTCGTCGCCGTCGCGGGAGCCGCCGGACCGGCCGGCCGGGCCACGCTGCTCCGGCTCGCCGAGGCGGGCGCGGTCGTCGTCGCGTCGGACTCCCACCCCACCCGGCTCGCCGAGGCCGTCGACGCGGCGCGTTACGCCCACGGCGGGGCCACCGTCACCGGCGACACCGTCGATCTCCTCGACCTCGGCGCCACCCGGGAATGGGCGGCCAAGACGGAGAAGGAGTTCGGCCGCGTCGACGGCGTCGTCCACCTCGTCGGCGGCTGGCGCGGCAGCGCGAACTTCGCCGAGACCGACCCCGCCGACTGGACGCTGCTGGAGAAGCTGCTGATCCGCACGGTGCAGAACACCTCGCTCGCCTTCCACGACTGCCTGCTGCGCAGCGACCGCGGACGCTACCTGCTGACCAGCGCGGCCGGCGCGACCAAGCCCACCGCCGGCAACGCCGCCTACGCCGCCGCCAAGGCCGCCGCCGAGGCGTGGACCCTCGCGCTCGCCGACTCCTTCCGGAAGGCGGGGGGCGAGGACGGCCCGCGCAGCGCGGCTGCGATCCTGGTCGTGAAGGCACTGGTGCACGACGCGATGCGCGCCGAGCGCCCGAATGCGAAGTTCGCGGGCTTCACCGACGTCGGGGACCTGGCCGATGCCATCGCCGGCGTATGGGACCGGCCCGCCCCCGAAGTGAACGGAAAGCGCCTGTGGCTGACCCCGCAACCGTAA